A genomic region of Conger conger chromosome 6, fConCon1.1, whole genome shotgun sequence contains the following coding sequences:
- the ccpg1 gene encoding cell cycle progression protein 1 isoform X4 has product MSESSSDTESSCGWTLISNEGSDIETLGSEHGADGGPDPVESPPGLEEEVTQNEPMAPCAGGNEETAESCLDTTIKEETVEETLPVSEAGEEDVAEENVPVSDHSDIVTLDPSKVAELGPWEEQVVPEEESMGNEELYLGTSSSSQYTFSTPEKTLFPVEPPAGGSSSSSSSDEETGEQPSLTVRRRRVRRSTATAPEVEEVQGTGQEDEEQQEEHKQEQEEHGGPTQGHVNGTLNKCILLALVVAFSMGFGHFYGTVQIKERQKMVEKIRVSKLSDTGGKAPPPLPHLELVQHLGEDLEEKRDTVLSFTAIVDKITKENEQLKFKQAELQAQRDDLTLRLKESREQKSRVESHQEGLVVENRHLKSSLEREEASLSALQEELRNLRGQIRNLEERGAGSDSILWENQRLKDHLEEEKQRIRSFLRQKETLMAEAQMLRRELDKERKVTERLKEELEQLSIQSTGAVGEADPETQELQVRLTELEKKLNFEQQRSDLWERLYVETKEERLKGDRQARDSKPKESVISKVTETFDAVKNSTKEFVHHHKEQIKKAKEAVKENLRKFSDSVKSTFRHFKDSATRTLDKVHHPQDGKFQERKDVKTEAQHHKHQKEHKAGDMDSDGPVWLHKPLKPLHQSAHKPNTESFQTDRNTRKPGAKVQEEPEQGKHREMPKGCSSVFDCAYQESMSLFNKALDPIRMDEFNQLIHSYLQQEVNHFHHWRELQSFINNFFHNGVFIHDQMLFTDFVSGVEDYLEDMDEYQSHDDDDVFEDLDEFVYRHFFGDTYAKRYGPSRPFQGPTSKSKEDSQLGHQRKQQQAYSRPNREKKWSRPGHATRRHIANVKIELGPLPFDPKY; this is encoded by the exons ATGTCTGAGAGCTCAAGCGACACAGAATCTTCTTGTGGATGGACACTCATAAGCAATGAA GGTTCAGACATTGAGACCCTGGGGTCGGAGCATGGAGCAGACGGTGGGCCTGACCCAGTCGAAAGCCcccctgggctggaggaggaggtgacgCAGAACGAGCCAATGGCTCCCTGCG CTGGTGGCAACGAAGAGACGGCTGAGTCATGTCTCGATACCACCATAAAAGAGGAAACGGTTGAAGAGACGCTGCCTGTTTCtgag GCTGGTGAGGAGGACGTGGCGGAGGAGAACGTTCCGGTGAGCGATCACTCCGACATTGTGACCCTTGACCCCTCAaaggtggcagagctgggaCCCTGGGAGGAGCAGGTGGTCCCGGAGGAAGAGTCCATGGGCAACGAGGAACTCTACTTGGGAACTTCATCCAGCAGCCAGTACACCTTCAGCACTCCTGAAAAGACCT tattcccagtGGAGCCCCCCGCAGGAGGCTcgagcagtagcagcagtagtgaTGAAGAGACAGGAGAACAACCCAGCCTGACCGTGAGGAGGCGCAGGGTAAGGAGGAGCACAGCCACTGCTCCCGAGGTCGAGGAGGTGCAGGGCACGggacaggaggatgaagagcAACAGGAGGAGCACAAGCAAGAGCAGGAGGAACATGGAGGCCCTACCCAGGGGCATGTCAACGGCACCCTCAACAAATGCATCCTGCTGGCCCTGGTCGTTGCCTTTAGCATGGGCTTTGGACACTTTTACG GTACAGTTCAGATTAAAGAGAGGCAGAAAATGGTGGAGAAAATCCGTGTGAGTAAGCTGAGTGACACAGGAGGCAAAgcaccaccacccctcccccatctg GAATTGGTTCAGCATCTGGGAGAGGACCTAGAGGAAAAGCGTGATACGGTGCTCTCCTTCACTGCGATTGTGGATAAAATAACTAAAGAGAACGAGCAACTCAAATTCAAACAGGCTGAGCTTCAG GCACAGAGAGATGACCTGACTCTACGCCTGAAAGAGAGCAGGGAGCAGAAGAGCCGGGTGGAGTCTCATCAGGAGGGCCTGGTCGTGGAGAACCGTCACCTGAAGAGCTCGCTGGAGCGGGAGGAGGCCTCCCTCTCCgccctgcaggaggagctgaggaACCTGCGGGGCCAGATCCGAAACCTGGAGGAGCGGGGCGCCGGCTCCGACTCCATCCTGTGGGAGAACCAGCGGCTAAAGGACCACCTGGAGGAAGAGAAGCAGCGGATCCGCAGCTTCCTCCGGCAGAAGGAGACGCTGATGGCCGAGGCCCAGATGCTGCGGAGGGAGCTGGACAAGGAGCGTAAGGTGACCGAGAGGCtgaaggaggagctggagcagctcaGCATCCAGAGCACCGGGGCGGTGGGAGAGGCTGACCCAGAGACCCAGGAGCTCCAGGTGCGCCTGACGGAGCTGGAGAAGAAGCTGAACTTCGAGCAGCAGCGCTCGGACCTCTGGGAGAGGCTGTACGTGGAGACCAAGGAGGAGCGGCTGAAAGGAGACCGGCAGGCCAGAGACAGCAAGCCCAAGGAGAGCGTGATCAGCAAGGTCACAGAGACCTTCGACGCTGTGAAGAATTCCACTAAGGAGTTTGTTCACCACCACAAGGAGCAGATCAAGAAGGCCAAGGAGGCTGTGAAGGAGAACCTTAGGAAGTTCTCGGACTCTGTCAAGTCCACCTTCCGCCACTTCAAGGACTCGGCCACTCGCACGTTGGATAAGGTTCATCACCCTCAAGATGGAAAGTTCCAAGAGAGGAAAGATGTTAAGACCGAAGCTCAACATCACAAGCACCAGAAGGAACATAAAGCTGGAGACATGGACTCTGATGGCCCAGTCTGGCTGCACAAGCCCCTCAAGCCCCTTCATCAAAGTGCACATAAGCCCAACACCGAGAGCTTTCAGACTGACCGTAACACACGGAAGCCAGGGGCCAAAGTTCAGGAGGAGCCAGAGCAAGGAAAACACAGGGAGATGCCTAAGGGATGTTCCAGTGTTTTCGACTGCGCCTACCAAGAGTCCATGAGCCTCTTCAACAAGGCCCTGGACCCCATTCGGATGGATGAGTTCAACCAGCTTATCCACAGCTACCTGCAGCAAGAAGTAAACCACTTCCACCACTGGAGGGAGCTGCAGAGCTTTATCAACAACTTCTTCCACAATGGTGTCTTCATTCATGATCAGATGCTATTTACGGACTTTGTTAGTGGTGTGGAAGACTACCTGGAAGACATGGATGAGTACCAGAGCCATGATGATGACGATGTCTTTGAGGATCTGGATGAATTTGTATATAGACACTTCTTTGGGGATACCTATGCAAAACGCTATGGGCCAAG TAGACCCTTTCAAGGGCCGACTTCAAAAAGTAAAGAGGACAGCCAGCTGGGCCATCAGCGAAAGCAGCAGCAGGCTTATTCTCGCCCCAACAGAGAGAAGAAATGGAGCAGGCCAGGACACGCAACTCGGAGACACATTGCGAATGTCAAAATAGAGCTGGGCCCATTGCCATTTGATCCAAAATATTAA
- the ccpg1 gene encoding cell cycle progression protein 1 isoform X6, which yields MSESSSDTESSCGWTLISNEGSDIETLGSEHGADGGPDPVESPPGLEEEVTQNEPMAPCAGGNEETAESCLDTTIKEETVEETLPVSEAGEEDVAEENVPVSDHSDIVTLDPSKVAELGPWEEQVVPEEESMGNEELYLGTSSSSQYTFSTPEKTYLTLSNWKFPESFRDLGNRLKGHLSASCSFPVFPVEPPAGGSSSSSSSDEETGEQPSLTVRRRRVRRSTATAPEVEEVQGTGQEDEEQQEEHKQEQEEHGGPTQGHVNGTLNKCILLALVVAFSMGFGHFYGTVQIKERQKMVEKIRVSKLSDTGGKAPPPLPHLAQRDDLTLRLKESREQKSRVESHQEGLVVENRHLKSSLEREEASLSALQEELRNLRGQIRNLEERGAGSDSILWENQRLKDHLEEEKQRIRSFLRQKETLMAEAQMLRRELDKERKVTERLKEELEQLSIQSTGAVGEADPETQELQVRLTELEKKLNFEQQRSDLWERLYVETKEERLKGDRQARDSKPKESVISKVTETFDAVKNSTKEFVHHHKEQIKKAKEAVKENLRKFSDSVKSTFRHFKDSATRTLDKVHHPQDGKFQERKDVKTEAQHHKHQKEHKAGDMDSDGPVWLHKPLKPLHQSAHKPNTESFQTDRNTRKPGAKVQEEPEQGKHREMPKGCSSVFDCAYQESMSLFNKALDPIRMDEFNQLIHSYLQQEVNHFHHWRELQSFINNFFHNGVFIHDQMLFTDFVSGVEDYLEDMDEYQSHDDDDVFEDLDEFVYRHFFGDTYAKRYGPSRPFQGPTSKSKEDSQLGHQRKQQQAYSRPNREKKWSRPGHATRRHIANVKIELGPLPFDPKY from the exons ATGTCTGAGAGCTCAAGCGACACAGAATCTTCTTGTGGATGGACACTCATAAGCAATGAA GGTTCAGACATTGAGACCCTGGGGTCGGAGCATGGAGCAGACGGTGGGCCTGACCCAGTCGAAAGCCcccctgggctggaggaggaggtgacgCAGAACGAGCCAATGGCTCCCTGCG CTGGTGGCAACGAAGAGACGGCTGAGTCATGTCTCGATACCACCATAAAAGAGGAAACGGTTGAAGAGACGCTGCCTGTTTCtgag GCTGGTGAGGAGGACGTGGCGGAGGAGAACGTTCCGGTGAGCGATCACTCCGACATTGTGACCCTTGACCCCTCAaaggtggcagagctgggaCCCTGGGAGGAGCAGGTGGTCCCGGAGGAAGAGTCCATGGGCAACGAGGAACTCTACTTGGGAACTTCATCCAGCAGCCAGTACACCTTCAGCACTCCTGAAAAGACCT ATTTGACGCTGAGCAATTGGAAGTTTCCGGAAAGTTTCAGGGACTTGGGCAATCGTCTGAAAGGGCATCTGTCTGCCAGCTGCTCATTCCCAG tattcccagtGGAGCCCCCCGCAGGAGGCTcgagcagtagcagcagtagtgaTGAAGAGACAGGAGAACAACCCAGCCTGACCGTGAGGAGGCGCAGGGTAAGGAGGAGCACAGCCACTGCTCCCGAGGTCGAGGAGGTGCAGGGCACGggacaggaggatgaagagcAACAGGAGGAGCACAAGCAAGAGCAGGAGGAACATGGAGGCCCTACCCAGGGGCATGTCAACGGCACCCTCAACAAATGCATCCTGCTGGCCCTGGTCGTTGCCTTTAGCATGGGCTTTGGACACTTTTACG GTACAGTTCAGATTAAAGAGAGGCAGAAAATGGTGGAGAAAATCCGTGTGAGTAAGCTGAGTGACACAGGAGGCAAAgcaccaccacccctcccccatctg GCACAGAGAGATGACCTGACTCTACGCCTGAAAGAGAGCAGGGAGCAGAAGAGCCGGGTGGAGTCTCATCAGGAGGGCCTGGTCGTGGAGAACCGTCACCTGAAGAGCTCGCTGGAGCGGGAGGAGGCCTCCCTCTCCgccctgcaggaggagctgaggaACCTGCGGGGCCAGATCCGAAACCTGGAGGAGCGGGGCGCCGGCTCCGACTCCATCCTGTGGGAGAACCAGCGGCTAAAGGACCACCTGGAGGAAGAGAAGCAGCGGATCCGCAGCTTCCTCCGGCAGAAGGAGACGCTGATGGCCGAGGCCCAGATGCTGCGGAGGGAGCTGGACAAGGAGCGTAAGGTGACCGAGAGGCtgaaggaggagctggagcagctcaGCATCCAGAGCACCGGGGCGGTGGGAGAGGCTGACCCAGAGACCCAGGAGCTCCAGGTGCGCCTGACGGAGCTGGAGAAGAAGCTGAACTTCGAGCAGCAGCGCTCGGACCTCTGGGAGAGGCTGTACGTGGAGACCAAGGAGGAGCGGCTGAAAGGAGACCGGCAGGCCAGAGACAGCAAGCCCAAGGAGAGCGTGATCAGCAAGGTCACAGAGACCTTCGACGCTGTGAAGAATTCCACTAAGGAGTTTGTTCACCACCACAAGGAGCAGATCAAGAAGGCCAAGGAGGCTGTGAAGGAGAACCTTAGGAAGTTCTCGGACTCTGTCAAGTCCACCTTCCGCCACTTCAAGGACTCGGCCACTCGCACGTTGGATAAGGTTCATCACCCTCAAGATGGAAAGTTCCAAGAGAGGAAAGATGTTAAGACCGAAGCTCAACATCACAAGCACCAGAAGGAACATAAAGCTGGAGACATGGACTCTGATGGCCCAGTCTGGCTGCACAAGCCCCTCAAGCCCCTTCATCAAAGTGCACATAAGCCCAACACCGAGAGCTTTCAGACTGACCGTAACACACGGAAGCCAGGGGCCAAAGTTCAGGAGGAGCCAGAGCAAGGAAAACACAGGGAGATGCCTAAGGGATGTTCCAGTGTTTTCGACTGCGCCTACCAAGAGTCCATGAGCCTCTTCAACAAGGCCCTGGACCCCATTCGGATGGATGAGTTCAACCAGCTTATCCACAGCTACCTGCAGCAAGAAGTAAACCACTTCCACCACTGGAGGGAGCTGCAGAGCTTTATCAACAACTTCTTCCACAATGGTGTCTTCATTCATGATCAGATGCTATTTACGGACTTTGTTAGTGGTGTGGAAGACTACCTGGAAGACATGGATGAGTACCAGAGCCATGATGATGACGATGTCTTTGAGGATCTGGATGAATTTGTATATAGACACTTCTTTGGGGATACCTATGCAAAACGCTATGGGCCAAG TAGACCCTTTCAAGGGCCGACTTCAAAAAGTAAAGAGGACAGCCAGCTGGGCCATCAGCGAAAGCAGCAGCAGGCTTATTCTCGCCCCAACAGAGAGAAGAAATGGAGCAGGCCAGGACACGCAACTCGGAGACACATTGCGAATGTCAAAATAGAGCTGGGCCCATTGCCATTTGATCCAAAATATTAA
- the ccpg1 gene encoding cell cycle progression protein 1 isoform X3: MSESSSDTESSCGWTLISNEGSDIETLGSEHGADGGPDPVESPPGLEEEVTQNEPMAPCAGGNEETAESCLDTTIKEETVEETLPVSEAGEEDVAEENVPVSDHSDIVTLDPSKVAELGPWEEQVVPEEESMGNEELYLGTSSSSQYTFSTPEKTLFPVEPPAGGSSSSSSSDEETGEQPSLTVRRRRVRRSTATAPEVEEVQGTGQEDEEQQEEHKQEQEEHGGPTQGHVNGTLNKCILLALVVAFSMGFGHFYGKFEGTVQIKERQKMVEKIRVSKLSDTGGKAPPPLPHLELVQHLGEDLEEKRDTVLSFTAIVDKITKENEQLKFKQAELQAQRDDLTLRLKESREQKSRVESHQEGLVVENRHLKSSLEREEASLSALQEELRNLRGQIRNLEERGAGSDSILWENQRLKDHLEEEKQRIRSFLRQKETLMAEAQMLRRELDKERKVTERLKEELEQLSIQSTGAVGEADPETQELQVRLTELEKKLNFEQQRSDLWERLYVETKEERLKGDRQARDSKPKESVISKVTETFDAVKNSTKEFVHHHKEQIKKAKEAVKENLRKFSDSVKSTFRHFKDSATRTLDKVHHPQDGKFQERKDVKTEAQHHKHQKEHKAGDMDSDGPVWLHKPLKPLHQSAHKPNTESFQTDRNTRKPGAKVQEEPEQGKHREMPKGCSSVFDCAYQESMSLFNKALDPIRMDEFNQLIHSYLQQEVNHFHHWRELQSFINNFFHNGVFIHDQMLFTDFVSGVEDYLEDMDEYQSHDDDDVFEDLDEFVYRHFFGDTYAKRYGPSRPFQGPTSKSKEDSQLGHQRKQQQAYSRPNREKKWSRPGHATRRHIANVKIELGPLPFDPKY; encoded by the exons ATGTCTGAGAGCTCAAGCGACACAGAATCTTCTTGTGGATGGACACTCATAAGCAATGAA GGTTCAGACATTGAGACCCTGGGGTCGGAGCATGGAGCAGACGGTGGGCCTGACCCAGTCGAAAGCCcccctgggctggaggaggaggtgacgCAGAACGAGCCAATGGCTCCCTGCG CTGGTGGCAACGAAGAGACGGCTGAGTCATGTCTCGATACCACCATAAAAGAGGAAACGGTTGAAGAGACGCTGCCTGTTTCtgag GCTGGTGAGGAGGACGTGGCGGAGGAGAACGTTCCGGTGAGCGATCACTCCGACATTGTGACCCTTGACCCCTCAaaggtggcagagctgggaCCCTGGGAGGAGCAGGTGGTCCCGGAGGAAGAGTCCATGGGCAACGAGGAACTCTACTTGGGAACTTCATCCAGCAGCCAGTACACCTTCAGCACTCCTGAAAAGACCT tattcccagtGGAGCCCCCCGCAGGAGGCTcgagcagtagcagcagtagtgaTGAAGAGACAGGAGAACAACCCAGCCTGACCGTGAGGAGGCGCAGGGTAAGGAGGAGCACAGCCACTGCTCCCGAGGTCGAGGAGGTGCAGGGCACGggacaggaggatgaagagcAACAGGAGGAGCACAAGCAAGAGCAGGAGGAACATGGAGGCCCTACCCAGGGGCATGTCAACGGCACCCTCAACAAATGCATCCTGCTGGCCCTGGTCGTTGCCTTTAGCATGGGCTTTGGACACTTTTACG GTAAATTTGAAG GTACAGTTCAGATTAAAGAGAGGCAGAAAATGGTGGAGAAAATCCGTGTGAGTAAGCTGAGTGACACAGGAGGCAAAgcaccaccacccctcccccatctg GAATTGGTTCAGCATCTGGGAGAGGACCTAGAGGAAAAGCGTGATACGGTGCTCTCCTTCACTGCGATTGTGGATAAAATAACTAAAGAGAACGAGCAACTCAAATTCAAACAGGCTGAGCTTCAG GCACAGAGAGATGACCTGACTCTACGCCTGAAAGAGAGCAGGGAGCAGAAGAGCCGGGTGGAGTCTCATCAGGAGGGCCTGGTCGTGGAGAACCGTCACCTGAAGAGCTCGCTGGAGCGGGAGGAGGCCTCCCTCTCCgccctgcaggaggagctgaggaACCTGCGGGGCCAGATCCGAAACCTGGAGGAGCGGGGCGCCGGCTCCGACTCCATCCTGTGGGAGAACCAGCGGCTAAAGGACCACCTGGAGGAAGAGAAGCAGCGGATCCGCAGCTTCCTCCGGCAGAAGGAGACGCTGATGGCCGAGGCCCAGATGCTGCGGAGGGAGCTGGACAAGGAGCGTAAGGTGACCGAGAGGCtgaaggaggagctggagcagctcaGCATCCAGAGCACCGGGGCGGTGGGAGAGGCTGACCCAGAGACCCAGGAGCTCCAGGTGCGCCTGACGGAGCTGGAGAAGAAGCTGAACTTCGAGCAGCAGCGCTCGGACCTCTGGGAGAGGCTGTACGTGGAGACCAAGGAGGAGCGGCTGAAAGGAGACCGGCAGGCCAGAGACAGCAAGCCCAAGGAGAGCGTGATCAGCAAGGTCACAGAGACCTTCGACGCTGTGAAGAATTCCACTAAGGAGTTTGTTCACCACCACAAGGAGCAGATCAAGAAGGCCAAGGAGGCTGTGAAGGAGAACCTTAGGAAGTTCTCGGACTCTGTCAAGTCCACCTTCCGCCACTTCAAGGACTCGGCCACTCGCACGTTGGATAAGGTTCATCACCCTCAAGATGGAAAGTTCCAAGAGAGGAAAGATGTTAAGACCGAAGCTCAACATCACAAGCACCAGAAGGAACATAAAGCTGGAGACATGGACTCTGATGGCCCAGTCTGGCTGCACAAGCCCCTCAAGCCCCTTCATCAAAGTGCACATAAGCCCAACACCGAGAGCTTTCAGACTGACCGTAACACACGGAAGCCAGGGGCCAAAGTTCAGGAGGAGCCAGAGCAAGGAAAACACAGGGAGATGCCTAAGGGATGTTCCAGTGTTTTCGACTGCGCCTACCAAGAGTCCATGAGCCTCTTCAACAAGGCCCTGGACCCCATTCGGATGGATGAGTTCAACCAGCTTATCCACAGCTACCTGCAGCAAGAAGTAAACCACTTCCACCACTGGAGGGAGCTGCAGAGCTTTATCAACAACTTCTTCCACAATGGTGTCTTCATTCATGATCAGATGCTATTTACGGACTTTGTTAGTGGTGTGGAAGACTACCTGGAAGACATGGATGAGTACCAGAGCCATGATGATGACGATGTCTTTGAGGATCTGGATGAATTTGTATATAGACACTTCTTTGGGGATACCTATGCAAAACGCTATGGGCCAAG TAGACCCTTTCAAGGGCCGACTTCAAAAAGTAAAGAGGACAGCCAGCTGGGCCATCAGCGAAAGCAGCAGCAGGCTTATTCTCGCCCCAACAGAGAGAAGAAATGGAGCAGGCCAGGACACGCAACTCGGAGACACATTGCGAATGTCAAAATAGAGCTGGGCCCATTGCCATTTGATCCAAAATATTAA